The genomic interval ACCGGGAATTGCCATATCTCGGAAATGCTCAGCTCAGGCTGGGCGTGATGAGGCCCAGCACATTAGCGACGGTGCCGATGACCGGCGCCGTCCCGTTAAACTCCTGGCAGCGGACGAACTCCACGTGCCCGTCCATGTAAAGCACGTTGGATCCGCCGGGGATGTGGTTGAAGGTCCCCGCGGCAATGGGCGGAAAACTCATGCCCTTGGACTCGTTGGCGTACATTTTGAAGACCAGCCCCCACTGCTTCAGGTTGTTCTGGCAGGAGGAGCGGCGGGCGGCCTCGCGGGCGCGCGCCAGAGCGGGCAGCAGGATGGCCGCGAGGATGCCGATGATCGCGATCACGACCAGCAGCTCAATCAGCGTGAACCCCTTTCCTCTCACGTTGTGATTCCTTTTCGGTTGCAGACAATAAAACAATGATGTCCTCCTTCCGGAGAACCTGTCTGCAAGGCGTCCACCATCCGAGGGTCCGCCCTCCCGTCTCCCCCTGCTCCAAGGGCGCGTTCTAAACGCCGTTCAGGAAGTGATTATGGGACAGGTGGCGGGGAAAAGTCAACCCCCAGGGCAATCGCACTAAGATCCGTCCACCCTTCCTGACAAAGAGTTCTTTCGTTCCTTGTTCCTTGTCCTCTTCAACGCTGAAAGCGTTGCCGAATATAGCCCCGGGCAGGCCGCCGCCCGAAGGGCCAGGCCTGCCCTGGGCTGCCCGGACGGAAAGAATCATGCCCCAACGGGGCAGCCGAAATTGGGACGGGCACCCAAAGACAAGGCCGGCGGGACGCCAGCGGTACGCAACCAGGCCCGCAGGTCTTTCCATACCGCAGGCGTCCCGCCTGCCTTGTCTTCTTCCCGGCGCGCAAGAAAATTTCGGATGCCCTTTCAGGGCATGTGTTGGAGGGTGCCTCCTCCCCAGGGCAGGCCTGGCCCTTCGGGCGGCGGCCTG from Candidatus Hydrogenedentota bacterium carries:
- a CDS encoding DUF1559 domain-containing protein; amino-acid sequence: MRGKGFTLIELLVVIAIIGILAAILLPALARAREAARRSSCQNNLKQWGLVFKMYANESKGMSFPPIAAGTFNHIPGGSNVLYMDGHVEFVRCQEFNGTAPVIGTVANVLGLITPSLS